The Paenibacillus sp. YPG26 genome includes a window with the following:
- a CDS encoding PhzF family phenazine biosynthesis protein → MNVEVYTLNAFAKGEHGGNPAGVVLENDLSLDVAEMQLIAKELGYSETAFMEKSLLADYKIRYFTPISEVDLCGHATIAAFGLMHSLGLAKEETSYTIETKAGILDVVISSGGLVYLSQALPQFLERISCEEIAPSLGIDAKDLETGLPIQIVSTGLRDILIPISSRKLLNEVQPDFDAITAISEKYDVIGYHLFTMDAPDGAAAECRNFAPLYDIPEESATGTSNGALISYLYHHGKRSFREVEQVVFRQGYSMDCPSEIKAGLRLSESGEIIQVLVGGAVACIERRHLIKR, encoded by the coding sequence ATGAATGTGGAAGTGTATACGTTAAATGCATTTGCGAAAGGTGAGCATGGCGGTAATCCAGCAGGTGTTGTCTTGGAGAATGACCTTTCGTTGGATGTTGCTGAAATGCAGCTCATAGCGAAGGAATTAGGCTATTCGGAGACGGCCTTTATGGAGAAATCCCTTCTTGCGGATTACAAAATTCGTTATTTCACCCCCATCAGTGAAGTTGATCTGTGCGGACACGCAACGATCGCTGCATTTGGACTTATGCATTCGTTAGGTTTGGCAAAGGAAGAGACTTCCTACACGATAGAAACCAAAGCAGGGATATTGGACGTTGTTATAAGCTCCGGGGGTCTTGTTTATTTGTCACAGGCGCTACCACAATTTCTTGAAAGGATATCCTGTGAGGAAATTGCCCCATCTTTAGGGATAGATGCCAAGGATCTGGAGACCGGGTTGCCTATCCAGATTGTCTCGACAGGACTGCGGGACATCTTGATCCCGATCAGCAGCAGGAAGCTCTTGAATGAGGTTCAACCAGATTTTGACGCCATCACCGCCATTAGTGAAAAATATGATGTGATTGGATATCACCTGTTCACAATGGATGCTCCAGACGGTGCTGCTGCGGAATGTCGGAATTTTGCGCCGCTGTACGATATTCCCGAGGAGAGCGCGACAGGAACATCCAACGGTGCTCTGATCAGCTATTTGTACCATCATGGTAAGCGGTCTTTCCGGGAAGTGGAGCAAGTCGTATTCAGGCAAGGGTATTCGATGGACTGTCCTTCTGAAATCAAGGCAGGATTGCGCCTGAGCGAGAGCGGTGAAATCATCCAGGTTCTGGTTGGCGGTGCAGTGGCTTGCATTGAGCGCAGACACTTGATAAAAAGATGA
- the thiD gene encoding bifunctional hydroxymethylpyrimidine kinase/phosphomethylpyrimidine kinase, which yields MSIKKALTIAGSDSGGGAGIQADIKTFQELGVFGMSALTAVTAQNTLGVQGVYPLEPDVVARQLDSVGEDLQPDAVKTGMLFSPEIVRIVADKAQQYEWKNLVVDPVMIAKGGAPLLQQEAVRTVVRYLLPLARIVTPNIPEAELLTDMKIATLQQREEAARRLLQAGARCVVIKGGHAAESEPAVDILFDGHEFTYLESPRIPTRHTHGTGCTFSAAVAAGLAQGHPATDAIRTAKLFIQAAIEDGLHIGGGHGPTNHFAYQRRQRGAGHDGQ from the coding sequence ATGAGCATCAAGAAAGCATTGACCATCGCCGGCTCTGACAGCGGCGGCGGGGCGGGGATTCAGGCGGATATCAAGACATTTCAGGAGCTGGGTGTCTTCGGCATGTCCGCCCTTACAGCGGTCACCGCGCAGAACACGCTCGGCGTTCAGGGAGTCTATCCTCTGGAGCCGGATGTGGTAGCACGTCAACTGGACTCCGTTGGCGAGGACCTGCAGCCGGATGCCGTCAAGACGGGCATGCTGTTCAGCCCGGAGATTGTCCGCATTGTGGCGGACAAGGCGCAGCAGTATGAGTGGAAGAATCTTGTGGTTGATCCGGTGATGATTGCCAAAGGCGGCGCTCCTCTTCTACAGCAGGAAGCCGTACGCACTGTAGTACGCTATCTGCTGCCCCTTGCAAGGATAGTCACGCCTAATATTCCCGAGGCCGAGCTGCTCACGGATATGAAGATTGCCACCCTTCAGCAGCGGGAGGAAGCGGCAAGAAGGCTCTTGCAGGCAGGCGCACGTTGTGTGGTTATCAAAGGCGGACATGCCGCAGAATCCGAGCCAGCAGTGGATATTCTATTTGATGGGCATGAATTCACATACCTGGAGAGCCCGCGGATTCCTACACGGCATACGCACGGGACAGGCTGCACCTTCTCGGCTGCGGTTGCGGCAGGGCTGGCACAGGGACATCCAGCCACGGACGCGATTCGGACCGCGAAGCTGTTCATTCAGGCAGCCATTGAGGACGGCCTGCATATCGGCGGGGGTCATGGGCCTACCAATCACTTTGCCTATCAGCGGAGACAGCGGGGTGCGGGCCATGACGGACAATAG
- a CDS encoding YafY family protein, producing the protein MKIDRLLAITVLLLNRGRISAAELAERFEVSTKTIYRDMDTLSQAGIPVAAHQGTTGGFEIMEHYTIHRQFLTLDEIASVVAAIKGMGTAFEDKNLDNLLEKVQTLLGRSDLQTSRQSARMVFDFNPWGQGSGAKSKVSLLKAAIERLQLVSFSYSNMNGVHTERVAEPYSLILKGHLWYLHAFCRLRNEFRMFRLTRIQGLEVLDQLFLPQEAPSLDRYEWRQEWSGPDELEVVLIFNPEVRYRVQDIFAPELVTQLPDGTIRVKGPYPVDEWFYSMILSFGERVRIEQPPEAAQEIRSRVQRMLSLYPNPDTQMSTFPR; encoded by the coding sequence GTGAAAATTGACCGTTTGCTGGCCATTACCGTACTGCTGCTTAACCGCGGACGTATTAGTGCCGCAGAGCTTGCGGAGAGATTCGAGGTCTCGACCAAGACCATATACCGGGATATGGATACGCTCAGCCAGGCAGGCATCCCGGTTGCTGCCCATCAGGGGACAACAGGCGGCTTTGAGATCATGGAGCATTATACGATTCACCGCCAGTTCCTTACCCTGGATGAGATTGCTTCCGTGGTTGCAGCTATCAAGGGGATGGGCACCGCTTTTGAAGACAAGAATCTCGACAATCTGCTGGAGAAGGTGCAGACGCTGCTCGGCAGATCTGATCTGCAGACATCCAGGCAGAGTGCGAGGATGGTATTTGACTTCAATCCGTGGGGACAGGGCTCAGGCGCCAAGTCGAAGGTCAGTCTGCTGAAGGCGGCCATAGAGAGATTGCAATTGGTTAGCTTCAGCTACAGCAATATGAATGGGGTGCATACCGAGCGGGTGGCAGAGCCTTATTCTCTGATCCTGAAAGGACACCTGTGGTATCTGCACGCTTTCTGCAGACTGAGGAATGAATTTCGGATGTTCCGCCTGACCCGAATTCAGGGTCTTGAGGTGCTGGATCAATTATTCCTGCCACAGGAGGCGCCTTCTCTGGACCGCTACGAATGGAGACAGGAGTGGTCCGGGCCTGACGAGCTGGAAGTGGTGCTGATCTTCAATCCCGAGGTTCGTTACCGGGTGCAGGATATTTTCGCCCCTGAGCTGGTCACCCAGCTCCCTGACGGCACGATAAGGGTGAAAGGACCTTACCCGGTAGATGAGTGGTTCTACAGCATGATCCTCAGCTTCGGGGAACGGGTTCGAATCGAGCAGCCCCCCGAGGCGGCGCAGGAGATCCGCAGCCGGGTACAGAGAATGCTCAGTCTGTATCCGAACCCGGACACACAGATGTCCACTTTTCCAAGGTAG
- the thiE gene encoding thiamine phosphate synthase, with translation MTDNSRISSAALRSLLKVYFIMGSVNCRLDPSEVLTEALTGGITLFQFREKGNGALTGRGKLELARSLMQLCRAHGVPFIVNDDLELAIALDADGIHVGQDDAPAGMIRRRLGAGKIIGVSAHNLQEAQQAIQDGADYLGVGPVYPTNSKADAQPVRGTQLIEELRMRGIDIPLVGIGGITLSNAAPVIAAGADGISLISAIAQADQISDTARGFVKKVDEELRLRG, from the coding sequence ATGACGGACAATAGCCGGATATCTTCTGCAGCCCTGCGAAGCCTGCTCAAGGTCTATTTCATCATGGGCAGCGTGAACTGCCGCCTGGATCCTTCCGAGGTGCTGACAGAGGCTCTAACCGGAGGAATTACGTTATTTCAATTCAGGGAAAAGGGGAACGGCGCCCTCACGGGGCGCGGCAAGCTCGAACTGGCCCGGAGCCTGATGCAGCTGTGCCGGGCACACGGCGTGCCTTTTATCGTGAATGATGATCTGGAGCTGGCGATCGCTCTGGACGCGGATGGCATTCATGTAGGCCAGGACGATGCTCCTGCCGGCATGATCCGCCGCAGGCTGGGAGCGGGCAAGATCATTGGGGTCTCCGCCCATAACCTGCAGGAAGCGCAGCAGGCCATCCAAGACGGGGCGGATTATCTGGGCGTTGGCCCGGTCTACCCGACCAACTCGAAGGCGGATGCCCAGCCTGTTAGAGGAACACAGTTAATCGAGGAGCTGCGGATGCGTGGGATCGATATCCCCTTGGTCGGCATCGGCGGCATTACGCTCTCCAATGCCGCACCGGTCATTGCCGCAGGGGCGGATGGCATATCACTGATCTCCGCCATAGCACAGGCGGATCAGATCAGCGATACGGCAAGGGGATTCGTGAAGAAGGTCGACGAAGAATTACGCTTACGGGGATAG
- a CDS encoding MATE family efflux transporter — protein sequence MKKSDDFYKQVLKIAVPVTLQSLIMSLLNLTDQLMVGQLGDVSIASVGMSVKIYGILSVVLAGLATGVSIYASQFWGGGDRKSISQLLGLGLGAGLVLSGLFTIFVFFMPEMFLGIFTSDTAVKTEGSVFVSVFALSFIPAMLTMMYSAILRSTGHTQLPMYISLIAVGLNIVLNYGLIFGQLGMPEWGLMGAAAATAIARTVECLLIIGAVYKFRLPGADGFKQLFGVSQPLLRKFFSTCYPIILTELIWVLGETAYAVVYSRMGTAEMTAMTITFPLQGLSIALLAGLASAAGVMVGQKLGAGDNDAAYDFARRLIRLGVMVSLGIGVILAVISPLYVSAFNISDESHRLGMYLVWVFAGFLWVKVANMIQAGGVLNSGGDSRFVFVMEAATTWIIGVPSALLLSFVFNQPIYWVYLILSLEEVVRFFVGAARIRSKRWMKNLVSDLSDLSA from the coding sequence ATGAAAAAGTCGGATGATTTTTATAAACAAGTGTTAAAAATTGCCGTTCCAGTAACGCTGCAAAGTTTAATTATGTCCTTGCTCAACCTCACGGATCAGCTGATGGTCGGGCAGCTTGGTGACGTGTCCATCGCATCGGTAGGCATGTCGGTGAAAATATACGGTATCCTGTCGGTCGTTCTCGCGGGTCTTGCGACGGGGGTATCCATCTATGCGTCCCAGTTCTGGGGCGGCGGGGATCGTAAGAGTATATCCCAGCTTCTCGGTCTTGGCCTCGGAGCAGGCCTGGTTTTGTCCGGATTGTTCACCATATTCGTATTTTTCATGCCGGAGATGTTCCTCGGTATTTTCACTTCAGATACTGCAGTAAAGACCGAGGGATCGGTGTTTGTCAGCGTGTTTGCGCTAAGCTTTATACCTGCCATGTTAACGATGATGTACTCGGCTATCCTGCGCAGCACAGGACACACCCAACTGCCAATGTACATAAGCCTCATCGCCGTAGGACTTAATATCGTTCTCAATTATGGACTTATTTTCGGCCAGCTTGGTATGCCTGAATGGGGACTCATGGGAGCAGCTGCCGCGACGGCTATTGCACGGACAGTGGAATGCCTTCTAATTATCGGCGCAGTATATAAGTTCCGGCTTCCTGGCGCAGATGGGTTTAAGCAGCTGTTCGGCGTGTCACAACCGCTGCTGCGCAAGTTCTTCTCAACATGCTACCCCATTATTCTGACGGAGCTGATCTGGGTGCTTGGCGAGACCGCCTATGCTGTTGTCTACAGCCGGATGGGGACCGCGGAGATGACCGCAATGACCATTACTTTCCCGCTACAAGGTTTAAGCATTGCCCTCTTGGCGGGACTCGCTAGTGCGGCTGGCGTTATGGTTGGGCAGAAATTAGGTGCAGGTGACAACGACGCTGCATATGACTTTGCCCGGCGACTGATTAGACTTGGTGTAATGGTCTCACTGGGGATCGGTGTGATTCTTGCAGTGATCTCTCCGCTCTATGTGTCCGCATTTAACATTTCTGATGAATCACATCGTCTGGGGATGTATCTCGTATGGGTGTTCGCTGGCTTCCTCTGGGTGAAGGTTGCCAACATGATCCAAGCTGGCGGCGTGTTGAACAGCGGCGGAGACAGCAGATTTGTGTTTGTCATGGAGGCGGCTACAACCTGGATCATCGGCGTGCCATCCGCCTTACTCCTGTCATTCGTCTTCAATCAGCCTATTTACTGGGTGTATCTTATCCTGTCTCTTGAAGAGGTCGTTCGTTTCTTTGTCGGCGCTGCGCGTATCCGTTCCAAGAGGTGGATGAAGAACCTTGTATCTGATTTATCTGATTTATCTGCATAA
- the rlmN gene encoding 23S rRNA (adenine(2503)-C(2))-methyltransferase RlmN produces MDKVNTNKVTIYGLTFEQLTAWLEERGHRKFRASQVWDYLYVKRVTDFAEMTEVNPECVQLLADHFVIQTLAEHVKQESKDGTIKFLFRLQDGNLIETVLMRHKFGLSVCVTTQVGCNIGCSFCASGLLKKSRDLSGGEVVEQIMKVQLHLDAAGQGERVSHIVVMGIGEPFDNFTNMVNFIQIVKDQKGLAIAARHITVSTSGLADKIKEFADTDLRVNLAISLHAPNNEIRTRIMKINRAIPIEKLMEAIDYYLERTNRRITLEYIMLKDINDQREHALELAELIGDRRSLANVNLIPYNPVDEHSQYQRPERETIRAFYDTLKKQNVSVSVRLEHGTDIDAACGQLRSKQIKKDQGPVTVG; encoded by the coding sequence ATGGATAAAGTAAATACGAATAAAGTAACTATATATGGCTTGACGTTTGAACAGCTGACCGCTTGGCTTGAGGAGCGCGGGCATCGTAAGTTCCGGGCTTCCCAGGTATGGGATTACCTCTATGTGAAGCGCGTGACGGACTTCGCGGAGATGACAGAGGTGAATCCGGAGTGCGTTCAGCTGCTTGCGGACCACTTCGTCATTCAGACGCTGGCCGAGCATGTGAAGCAGGAGTCCAAGGACGGGACGATTAAGTTCCTGTTCAGATTGCAGGATGGGAATCTGATCGAGACTGTGCTGATGAGACATAAGTTCGGCCTGTCGGTATGTGTAACGACGCAGGTGGGCTGCAATATCGGATGCAGCTTCTGCGCGAGCGGGCTGCTGAAGAAGAGCCGGGATTTGTCCGGCGGAGAAGTTGTAGAGCAGATTATGAAGGTTCAGCTGCATCTGGATGCTGCTGGGCAAGGCGAACGGGTCAGTCACATCGTTGTGATGGGGATTGGCGAGCCGTTCGACAATTTCACGAATATGGTGAACTTCATTCAGATTGTGAAGGACCAGAAGGGGCTCGCGATTGCAGCGAGACACATCACTGTATCGACCAGCGGTCTGGCGGACAAGATCAAGGAATTCGCAGATACCGATCTGCGTGTGAATCTGGCGATCTCCCTGCACGCCCCGAACAATGAGATTCGCACCCGGATCATGAAGATCAACCGGGCGATTCCGATCGAGAAGCTGATGGAGGCTATTGACTACTATCTGGAGCGGACTAACCGCAGAATTACCCTTGAATATATCATGCTCAAGGACATCAATGATCAGAGAGAGCATGCACTGGAGCTGGCTGAGCTGATTGGTGACCGCCGCAGTCTGGCCAACGTGAACCTGATCCCGTACAATCCGGTTGATGAGCACAGCCAATATCAGCGTCCGGAACGGGAGACGATCCGCGCGTTCTACGATACCCTCAAGAAGCAGAATGTCAGTGTGAGTGTACGGTTAGAACACGGCACGGATATTGACGCCGCCTGCGGACAGCTTAGAAGCAAGCAGATTAAGAAAGACCAGGGTCCTGTGACGGTAGGCTAG
- a CDS encoding GyrI-like domain-containing protein: MSQAYTNGSELRLAGITCRTTNSQEAGPNGQIPGLWEAYFKEAIADRIHTEQPHLIYALYTDYESDASGAYTLLIGHELNGSEAADLSGLEVAVVPASKYKVFTTNRGPVYEVVAEAWGRIWSYFRDAEEQRAYTGDYELYDARNMNPEDAVVQIYIAVK, from the coding sequence ATGAGTCAAGCATACACTAACGGGTCAGAACTTAGACTGGCGGGGATCACCTGCCGAACGACCAACAGCCAGGAGGCCGGTCCGAATGGCCAAATCCCGGGGCTGTGGGAAGCCTACTTCAAGGAGGCCATCGCAGACCGGATTCACACAGAACAGCCCCATTTGATCTATGCCCTGTATACAGATTATGAAAGTGATGCTTCCGGCGCCTATACGCTTCTGATCGGCCACGAGCTGAACGGCAGTGAAGCCGCGGACCTCAGCGGACTGGAGGTCGCGGTTGTGCCTGCGTCCAAGTACAAGGTGTTCACCACCAACCGGGGACCGGTGTACGAGGTTGTGGCCGAGGCGTGGGGCCGGATCTGGTCATACTTCCGGGATGCGGAGGAACAGCGGGCGTACACTGGGGATTATGAGCTGTATGACGCGCGTAACATGAATCCTGAGGATGCCGTAGTTCAGATCTATATCGCTGTAAAATAA